Proteins found in one Magnolia sinica isolate HGM2019 chromosome 5, MsV1, whole genome shotgun sequence genomic segment:
- the LOC131247225 gene encoding protein S40-1-like, protein MGEFQEADVIWADHSIDDTCRPISSVSSKSPHRSSKHQRKESSPVRIPAERRTWKLDFVRGESNSNEDTFEDDEGEMVPPHVTVARRIAGQMAFSVCTGNGRTLKGRDLSQVRNSVLRMTGFLEG, encoded by the coding sequence atgggCGAGTTTCAAGAAGCCGACGTGATCTGGGCCGACCACTCCATCGACGATACCTGCCGTCCGATCTCCTCCGTCTCCTCAAAGTCTCCCCACCGAAGCTCCAAGCACCAACGGAAAGAGTCGTCGCCTGTAAGAATACCAGCTGAACGTCGCACGTGGAAGCTGGATTTCGTGCGGGGAGAATCCAACTCCAACGAGGACACGTTTGAAGACGATGAGGGAGAGATGGTGCCGCCTCACGTGACCGTGGCTAGAAGAATAGCGGGACAGATGGCTTTCTCTGTCTGCACCGGCAATGGGCGGACTCTCAAAGGACGGGATCTGAGCCAAGTCCGGAATTCGGTACTCCGAATGACAGGTTTCTTAGAGGGATGA